The genome window AAGATGATTTATTTAAATCCATCGCTTCCTCTCGTTTCTTTAAGGAATTAGAGAAAGAAATAGGAGATCATCCGGAAAAAGATAATATCATGCTGGAGTATGAAATGCATGTATATGATTTGCTGCAGGATGAGCCAATGGATGGAGAGTCTCTTTATGATGAGCTTGTGGATAGATTAGGGACACCCCGAGAGCTTGCAGAGATGTGGAAACAAGAAACTGCAATCACACCGAAAAAGACCCAATGGCTATTTGTAATACTCAATATTGCTATTTTTATTGGTGGAATATTGCTAACGATTAGCTATAATGCCTTTGATTGGAAATGGGCAGAAAAAATATGGGAAACACTAACAGATGCTAGGTTTTTGATAATTCTTGTCTACATGTTGTTTTGGGCACTGTTAGGTTATGAAATAGGAAAAGAATTCGGTCAAGGTGGGTATAAGCTGCTGAGAAAAACATTTACAATATCAATTATACCTAACATTGGCTTTATGTACTTAGTTGTATTTAAATTTATCCCATATGAGTGGTTTGAGCCACTTTTAAGTGTTCGTTTCATTTTGATTTGTATTTTTTGTACTGTAATCCTGTATCCAATAAGCTGGATCGGATATCGCTGGGGCAGGAGAGCATCTGTATAACTTATTAGTTAGGAATGCACCCGAAACTTCTTAACTAATAAGTGCAATGATTGAGTGGCAATCGTAATTCAGTTTTTGATGCGTCATGTTTTGTTTGTATACATAGTATATCTATGTATGTCGTATTCCTAGGTATTGGAGGGTTAATAGTGGAAATTCATTTAAAGCAGAAAGATTGGTTATTTTTACTCGTTTGTTTTGGGCTGGGAATACTGGCAGAGCTTAGCTTCTTCCACGGCAGAATTGGCTTAGCGTATCCTCTGTTTATCACCGGATTTTATCTTGTTATTTTTCTCAGGTATAGACTTTCCTTTAATCATCGGCGAATCGGTTTACTCATTATGGTTGCTGTTTGGATTCTTGCAGGGAGCTTTCTATTTAATGATACACAATTCTTTTATGGATTGAACATCTTAATCATCCCTGCACTCGTTTTTTACCATCTCGTACTAATTACAAGTCCGAGGAACTTGAAATGGGAGAGGCTAGGATTTATACGCCTGTTAACAATGAAGCTTCTAGAGGGAGTTCAGTATAGTACCGCATTTTGTAAGGTGCTGTTTCGGCGAATCTTCAAGAACATGAATGAGACAACAATACAGCTTATAAAACGAATTGTTATTGGGTTGGCAATTGGCATTCCTTTACTTTTCGTTGTTATTGTCTTGCTTATGTCAGCTGATGCTGTGTTTGAAGAACTGATTTTATACCTGCCTAATTTCGTCTTTCAGCTTAGTTTTCAAGAATGGATTTTCCGATTTATTCTCGTTATTTTAATTACGCTATTATTTTTTGGGATTTTTCAAGTATTACACATTCGGTCGAAATTAAGACCAACAAATGATTTTCTGCTTCAAGAGGATAAAAAGAAAATCCGCTGGGATGCTGTGACGGCTATAACGGTGTTAATTATGCTAAACGTAGTCTATGTATTGTTTGCAGCAATCCAGTTACCATACTTCTTCAGTGATAATTTACTTGGCGGATTTACTTATGCATCTTACGCGAGGAGGGGATTCTTCGAGCTCTTGTTTGTGACGTTAATTAACTGGACGATTTTAATCAGCTGCTTGAAACTCGTGAAGACAAAGGCTAGGCGAACGAGGCTTACATTAAAGGTATTGTATACACTGCTAATTGCTGTCAGTGGAATTATGTTGGCTTCTGCTTATCAGCGCTTAAGTATGTACGAATCGGCCTATGGATTTACATTAGATCGAATCTTGGCGCATGCGTTTATGATCTATCTTTTGGTTATCTTTGCTTACACCTTTATACGGGTTTGGCTAGAGGGCTTGACCTTACTGCATTTCTATACGATTACGGCACTTGTTTTCTATGCAGTGCTGAATATGATGAACGTGGAACAAGTGATTGTAAATAATAATCTGGAGCGGTTTGAGCAGACGGGGAAAATTGATGTTTATTATTTGGATTCCCTCTCCTATACAGGGCTTGGTGGATTAATAGCGTTATACGAAACGGACCCGGTTTACCCCGAGTTGAGAACAATACTCCAATACCGGAAAGAAGAAGTGAACAATGAGCCTGAAAGTACATGGCAATCCTTTAATTTTACTAGACAGGAAGTAACGGAAAAAATATTGAAATTAGATCTTGAGATTAATTAAGAAGGTAAGGTGGGATAAGATGTTTTCATCAGTTCCGGAACATGTAGCGATTATTATGGATGGTAATGGAAGATGGGGAAAGGCGAGAGGTCTCACTCGAAGCGAGGGGCATTATGCAGGTGTTCAGGCAATGGAAAGAGTGATCGATGCCTGTATCGATATTGATATAAAAATATTGACTCTTTACGCATTTTCCTCTGAAAATTGGTCCCGACCTAAAGCGGAAGTTAATTATCTAATGTATCTTCCGGTTAAGTTTTTCAATCAGAAGCTACCAGGATTTATGAAAAGGAATATAAAAATTCTTGTATCTGGGGATATCACAACGATCCCTGATTCAACTAGGAAGGCGATAACGAAAGCAATGGATAAGACCAAAAATAATACGGGCTTAATTGTAAATATCGCCTTTAATTATGGTGGGAGAAACGATATTCTCCAAGCAGTCCGTCAAATGGCAGAAGATGTACAAAATAATCACCTCGAATTGGATAATATTAATGAAGGGTTATTCGAAAATTATTTATATACAAAGGCATTGCCAGATCCGGAAATATTAATCCGTACAGGTGGAGAAAAACGGATAAGTAATTTTCTTCTATGGCAAGTGAGTAATGCAGAATTATATTTTACAGATGTATACTTCCCAGACTTTAATAAGGAAATGCTTATGGAAGCAATCGGTTCTAGTGAAGCTAGACATGCGATTGCGGAGTAATGGGAGTATGACAATTATTTTGCTCGGATGAAATACGATTTGATAAATAATCCAATTATACCTAGTATTTTACTACTGGGAAAAGTAATAGTGCTTCCAACACTAGTTATCTGAAAGCAATCGGATAACTAGTGTTTCTTTGTCTTCATTTAATTAATTCAAAGTTTAAATGCAATTGACAAGCAATAAATTAAATGTCATAATATATTTAATTAATAATAATTTAATTAAATATATTATGACTAAATGTAGAGTAATTAATAACTAAAGCTTTGAAAGTGAATTTACAATCACAAAAAATATTTTCTGTAATTCTAAGGAGCGATAAAATGGCTGAATTTGAAACCATAGTGAAAGAGAGACGGTCTGCTAGTAATTTTTTGCCTGATAACCCGATTTCGAGAAAAGAATTAAATGAAATTTTTGAAATGGTAAAACTAGGACCTACAGCCTTTAATCTGCAGCATGCAAATTATATTGTAGTGACGAATCCTGAAATAAAAGAAAAATTAAGAGAGGCTGCAAATGGCCAATACAAAGTACACTCATCTTCAGCGGTCATTATCGTTACAGGTGATAAGCAGGCCTATAAAGATGCTTCAAGAATTTATGAAGGACTATTGATGTTAGGAATTATCAATAAACAGGAGTATGATTATCAAGTTGAAGATGTTACTTCCTTATATGAAAATCGTGGCGAAAGCTTTCAGCATGATGAGGCAATTAGGAATGGTTCCCTTTCAGCTATGCTGTTTATGCTGGCAGCGAAAGATAAGGGCTGGGATACTTGCCCGATGATAGGATTCAACTCAGAACAAGTGAAAGAAGTGTTAGAAATAAGTGATCAATTTGAGCCGGTGATGATGATAACTATCGGTAAGGAAAAAGTAGAGAGCAGAGGGCCAAGAGGGTATCGTAAACCCGTCGAGGAGTTTATAACATATATTTAATAATGAGCCTGGATTTGGCAGTGTCGCTTCTAATTATTTCTTTTTCTATTCAAAACAACGGCTTCCATGTCTCATACATGGAGGCCTTTTTTTATCCTGCATAACTGTCTACTATTGACGCCACTTATTGAAGTTTCACTTTATGAAATGATTAATAACGACATATAGGCAGTATAATCGGTATTACTTTTACTGCATTTAAGTTATATGCCAATAGATTCCATGGCAAATGCAGAAGTTGTATCTTTTAATGCTTCTACTCCCTTGAATAGATTAGTTAAAGGCCCCTCATAAATTAAATCAAATTGTTCGTCCTGCTGCAGATCATCTGGAGTGATTAATGATAAGGGCTTTGAAAGGCGGAGGATACTAGCTTCATATAGAGCAGTAGCAACAAATTCTGAACAAAAAAATGCATTTTCCCTAATGATTGGTTTATTGAATAGTACTGCAAATAGTCCTAAGAAGTTGTATTTATAGCAATGCTGCTGTGATTCTATCTTTTGTATGAATAGCTTTAAATGCATCATTTGCTCCTCTGTCACAGTGCAGCTAAAGATGGCACCTTTTGCATGTTTGAATAGTCCTGAGCGAACATTTTCTTTAACAAATCCGCCAATAAATGGATTGTAGGGATTTTTCCTGCCAAAACTATAGGTTTCTAATAATTTGGAATCGAAAGCGAAGGATGCGTGATTATATGGTTTTTTTGTAAACATCTTTATCGTTCTAGTAAATAGTGTTCCTGTATCTGTTAGCAGTAAATAAATCTTCTTCTCATTCATTATTTATCTTCCTCTAAATTCATTATGTTTCTTATACATATATATTAATGAATTTGTGAAATGAAGATAACCAGCTTGAGAAATAGTTGTTTGTAGGTCTGGAGGCGTATTCTTGGAGGGGATGGTGACAGCTAGTTTTAGAAAAAAGCCTTTGGAATAAACGAATGACTCGTGAGACCTGATGTCCGTAAGGCATTCGTTTTAATCTCTTAGCAGTTAAGAAAGCATAAAAACTTTCTTAACGAATAAGTGCAACTAAGGCTGTTACCGAAAGGCTTGTTAAACCTTAGTTTTCTAAAGTTAATGGTTCATAGTGTGTAGAGAATAGATGTTTCAATGGTTCATGTGGCAAAATAAATTGCTTGGCACTGTTTACTGCAATCGGTCCTTCATTAAAGCCGCCGGCAATTAAGGCGAGCTTATTCGGATAGTTTGCAACGTCACCAATGGCGAATATTCCCGGGAGCGATGTAGACATTGTTTGATCAACAAGTATAGTTCCATTCTCCATATCCATGCCCCATTCAGCGATTGATCCTAGGTTAATTTCAAATCCATGGTTGACAATAACATTATCAACGGCTATTTCTTTTGTAGCATTCATAGCGACTTGCTTCACAAGCGCACTGGATATTTGCCCATTCGTTCCTTTCAGTTCAACCAGTTCATACGGATTAAGCACTTCTACCGATGAATTCATCATTTTACTAACATTACTCTCAATTCCAGTGAATGCTGGCTTTCGATAGATTAACGTAACGTTATTCGCAATCGGTTCAAGTTCATTTGCCCAATCAACCGCAGAATTTCCTCCGCCAGAGATAAGCACATTTTTATCGCGATAGCTCTCTAGCTTTTTAATGGAATAATGAAGACTTCTCTCTTCAAAATCAACTGCATTGTCAATATCGAGCTTAACGGATTTCAATGAGCCAAAGCCAGTCGCCAGCACAATCGTCTTCGTATAATGCTGTGCACCATTATTGCTTGTTAACAGGAAGGTGCCATCCTCGAGTCTTTCCATATTCGTGACCTGTTCATTTAATACGATTGTTGGATCAAAGGTCATTGCTTGCTTAATCAAATCTTCCGTTAGCTTTTCTCCAGAAATCATTGGTATTCCGCCGATATCCCTAATTATCTTTTCCGGATAAAAATAAGGAACCTTCCCTCCGAGATATGGTAAGAATTCAATTATCTTTGTTTTCATTTCCCTCATTCCGCTATAGAAGGCAGTAAATAGCCCGACAGGACCTCCGCCTATAATCGTAATGTCGTAAACATCTGCTTGCTGTATCATAAGAAATCCTCCTCGCAGCTCATTTTGCTTTCATTAATAAATAGATAAAATATGGTGCACTTAATATCGAAACAACAACACCTACTGGGATTTCTGACGGTGCTAAAATATTCTTGCCAATCGTATCAGCAACCATCAGAAGTAATGCACCAATTAAGGTTGATATTGGGATGATCAGTTGATGTAATGGGCCAATCAGTTTTCTTGCTATATGGGGGACGACAAGTCCTAAGAAAGCAATTGCCCCACCCGCTGCAACAGCCGCTCCTGCTAATGCAACAGCAATTAGCAGTAATATTCCTCTTTCTTTTTCTATTTTAATCCCGAGTCCTGCAGCTACTTCATCGCCGAGGTTGAAAACATCCAATGCCTTTGCTTTATAAATGGCAATCGGAATTAGCAAAAGTGCCCATGGCAATAGTGCAAGTACGAAATTCCAATTTGCATTCCATATATCTCCAGCAAGCCATACAGTTACTTGACGATAGTTCTGGGGATCCATTCTTAATTGTAATATCGTGAGTATTGCACCGAACCCTGCATTCACTCCTATTCCGACTAAAACTAGCCGAATAGAATTTATCCCGCTTCTCCATGCCAATAAATAAATTAGTACTGCTGCAAAGATTGCCCCGATTAAAGCAGCAAACGGCATAAGGAAAATCGATTGTATTCCGGTTAAGGACAGCATATCTTGGAAAAAGTAGATATACAAGACAACTGCAAGACCTGCTCCAGTGTTGATTCCTAGGATTCCAGGATCGGCAAGATC of Oceanobacillus zhaokaii contains these proteins:
- a CDS encoding HAAS signaling domain-containing protein — encoded protein: MSSSEDDLFKSIASSRFFKELEKEIGDHPEKDNIMLEYEMHVYDLLQDEPMDGESLYDELVDRLGTPRELAEMWKQETAITPKKTQWLFVILNIAIFIGGILLTISYNAFDWKWAEKIWETLTDARFLIILVYMLFWALLGYEIGKEFGQGGYKLLRKTFTISIIPNIGFMYLVVFKFIPYEWFEPLLSVRFILICIFCTVILYPISWIGYRWGRRASV
- a CDS encoding DUF4153 domain-containing protein, yielding MEIHLKQKDWLFLLVCFGLGILAELSFFHGRIGLAYPLFITGFYLVIFLRYRLSFNHRRIGLLIMVAVWILAGSFLFNDTQFFYGLNILIIPALVFYHLVLITSPRNLKWERLGFIRLLTMKLLEGVQYSTAFCKVLFRRIFKNMNETTIQLIKRIVIGLAIGIPLLFVVIVLLMSADAVFEELILYLPNFVFQLSFQEWIFRFILVILITLLFFGIFQVLHIRSKLRPTNDFLLQEDKKKIRWDAVTAITVLIMLNVVYVLFAAIQLPYFFSDNLLGGFTYASYARRGFFELLFVTLINWTILISCLKLVKTKARRTRLTLKVLYTLLIAVSGIMLASAYQRLSMYESAYGFTLDRILAHAFMIYLLVIFAYTFIRVWLEGLTLLHFYTITALVFYAVLNMMNVEQVIVNNNLERFEQTGKIDVYYLDSLSYTGLGGLIALYETDPVYPELRTILQYRKEEVNNEPESTWQSFNFTRQEVTEKILKLDLEIN
- a CDS encoding isoprenyl transferase, coding for MFSSVPEHVAIIMDGNGRWGKARGLTRSEGHYAGVQAMERVIDACIDIDIKILTLYAFSSENWSRPKAEVNYLMYLPVKFFNQKLPGFMKRNIKILVSGDITTIPDSTRKAITKAMDKTKNNTGLIVNIAFNYGGRNDILQAVRQMAEDVQNNHLELDNINEGLFENYLYTKALPDPEILIRTGGEKRISNFLLWQVSNAELYFTDVYFPDFNKEMLMEAIGSSEARHAIAE
- a CDS encoding nitroreductase family protein, whose product is MAEFETIVKERRSASNFLPDNPISRKELNEIFEMVKLGPTAFNLQHANYIVVTNPEIKEKLREAANGQYKVHSSSAVIIVTGDKQAYKDASRIYEGLLMLGIINKQEYDYQVEDVTSLYENRGESFQHDEAIRNGSLSAMLFMLAAKDKGWDTCPMIGFNSEQVKEVLEISDQFEPVMMITIGKEKVESRGPRGYRKPVEEFITYI
- a CDS encoding NAD(P)/FAD-dependent oxidoreductase; the encoded protein is MIQQADVYDITIIGGGPVGLFTAFYSGMREMKTKIIEFLPYLGGKVPYFYPEKIIRDIGGIPMISGEKLTEDLIKQAMTFDPTIVLNEQVTNMERLEDGTFLLTSNNGAQHYTKTIVLATGFGSLKSVKLDIDNAVDFEERSLHYSIKKLESYRDKNVLISGGGNSAVDWANELEPIANNVTLIYRKPAFTGIESNVSKMMNSSVEVLNPYELVELKGTNGQISSALVKQVAMNATKEIAVDNVIVNHGFEINLGSIAEWGMDMENGTILVDQTMSTSLPGIFAIGDVANYPNKLALIAGGFNEGPIAVNSAKQFILPHEPLKHLFSTHYEPLTLEN
- a CDS encoding FecCD family ABC transporter permease produces the protein MNTVKTKKRNQFIWMMITLGIFIIIMFFISLSTGVIQITPIEVINTLLHNGTEQQALILFDFRLPGIVLALLIGAMLAVSGTILQGVTQNDLADPGILGINTGAGLAVVLYIYFFQDMLSLTGIQSIFLMPFAALIGAIFAAVLIYLLAWRSGINSIRLVLVGIGVNAGFGAILTILQLRMDPQNYRQVTVWLAGDIWNANWNFVLALLPWALLLIPIAIYKAKALDVFNLGDEVAAGLGIKIEKERGILLLIAVALAGAAVAAGGAIAFLGLVVPHIARKLIGPLHQLIIPISTLIGALLLMVADTIGKNILAPSEIPVGVVVSILSAPYFIYLLMKAK